The Micromonospora sp. WMMD961 genome has a segment encoding these proteins:
- a CDS encoding zinc-ribbon domain-containing protein, with product MFFIFGLRTKVDRSGVVQQVCRHCGNHAAQVITRRATKFTLFFIPLIPIRTRYAQQCTFCGAEYEITKADAQRLPVG from the coding sequence ATGTTCTTCATCTTTGGTCTGCGTACCAAGGTCGACCGGTCCGGTGTCGTGCAGCAGGTGTGTCGACACTGCGGCAACCACGCCGCGCAGGTGATCACGCGCCGGGCGACGAAATTCACCCTCTTCTTCATTCCGCTCATCCCGATCCGCACCCGGTACGCGCAGCAGTGCACGTTCTGCGGGGCGGAGTACGAGATCACCAAGGCCGACGCCCAGCGCCTCCCGGTCGGCTGA